Proteins encoded by one window of Collimonas fungivorans:
- a CDS encoding DUF2199 domain-containing protein: MLELVACSVCGELHSPDEIELAFKRPDAIAALSAIDREKFCKETEDLCAIWGEDDDSHRFFVRGLLPIKVVARSTPYNIGAWIEVSKEVFSRINELWDSDSQLHEPPFTGKLANEIPTRSGSLELNGHIQLTGLTTRPNFMISDAESTLFADQQLGVTEHQAAEYRK; the protein is encoded by the coding sequence ATGTTGGAACTTGTCGCCTGTTCAGTCTGTGGTGAACTGCATTCGCCTGATGAAATAGAACTCGCCTTCAAGCGCCCGGATGCGATTGCAGCACTTTCGGCGATTGACAGAGAAAAGTTCTGTAAAGAGACTGAAGACCTCTGCGCAATATGGGGCGAAGACGACGATTCGCATCGTTTTTTTGTGCGAGGCTTATTGCCGATAAAAGTTGTGGCTCGGTCTACCCCTTATAACATCGGTGCGTGGATAGAGGTATCCAAAGAGGTCTTTAGTAGAATTAATGAGCTTTGGGACAGCGACAGCCAACTTCACGAGCCGCCATTTACCGGAAAACTAGCCAACGAAATTCCAACTAGGTCTGGCTCACTCGAATTGAATGGGCACATCCAACTAACCGGGTTGACTACGCGCCCCAATTTCATGATTTCTGATGCAGAATCGACCTTATTTGCCGACCAACAATTGGGCGTTACTGAACACCAAGCGGCAGAGTACCGGAAATAA
- a CDS encoding RNA 2'-phosphotransferase, producing MNSVQKNFESSSKFLSLVLRHKPEEIGLALDSEGWALIDELIKLANATGQNFDRQTIEMIVSTSDKQRFALSQDGQRIRANQGHSVNVSLGLKPVIPPDTLYHGTASRFLSSIHLDGLHSAQRQHVHLSSNAEVAELVGARHGVPVVLIIDAKAMSGHGHLFYLSQNGVWLTETVPANYIRDPLE from the coding sequence ATGAATAGTGTTCAAAAGAATTTTGAATCGAGCAGCAAGTTTCTCAGTCTAGTACTTCGTCACAAACCTGAAGAAATCGGTCTAGCTCTTGATAGTGAAGGCTGGGCGTTGATTGATGAATTAATCAAGTTGGCAAATGCTACTGGTCAAAACTTTGATCGACAAACAATTGAGATGATCGTTTCCACCAGCGATAAGCAACGTTTTGCATTGAGTCAAGATGGCCAGCGAATTCGAGCCAATCAAGGGCATTCTGTAAACGTTTCGCTAGGCTTAAAACCCGTGATTCCTCCAGATACGCTTTACCACGGCACGGCAAGTCGTTTTCTATCGTCAATCCATCTGGACGGTTTGCATTCCGCACAGCGCCAGCATGTACATTTATCGAGCAACGCAGAGGTCGCAGAACTTGTGGGGGCGCGTCATGGCGTGCCAGTTGTACTGATCATAGATGCAAAAGCAATGAGCGGACATGGACATTTATTTTATCTATCTCAGAACGGTGTTTGGCTCACTGAAACAGTCCCGGCCAACTATATCCGCGACCCATTGGAATGA
- the dinB gene encoding DNA polymerase IV codes for MTRRIAHLDMDAFYASVELLRYPQLMGLPVVIGGSRRRPDDTMLKAAGQRPLCDIPISAFPLLKDYTGRGVITTSTYAARKFGVGSAMGLMKAAKQCPQAILLPVDFDEYRKYSRMFKSEIIEIAPIMEDRGIDEVFFDLTNVPGAQDDGGRMLAEAIQASILKVTGLTCSIGVAPNKLIAKMASEFNKPNGISIVYETDVERMIWPLPCRKINGIGPKADEKLMSFGIRTIGELAMREHSWLLQHFGKSYGTWLFNAARGKDDRPVQTHSEPVSMSRETTFERDMHAVRDKEELGAIFTRLCEQVAADLQRKGYVGKTIGIKLRYDDFKIATRDHTVDSYTNDEIVIRRLAGQCLKRVPLERRLRLIGVRVGSLEKAANVESALSVLLNGATQPPTRVISALSDKGGNLPLFEEL; via the coding sequence ATGACTCGCCGAATTGCACACCTCGACATGGATGCATTTTATGCATCGGTGGAATTGCTCCGTTATCCCCAGCTAATGGGCTTGCCGGTTGTAATCGGCGGTTCACGTCGGAGACCCGACGATACGATGTTAAAAGCTGCAGGCCAACGGCCTTTGTGCGATATCCCGATCTCAGCATTCCCTCTTTTGAAAGATTACACTGGCCGTGGTGTGATTACTACATCAACATACGCGGCTAGGAAATTCGGCGTTGGGTCTGCGATGGGACTGATGAAGGCCGCAAAGCAATGTCCTCAAGCGATCTTGCTTCCAGTTGATTTTGACGAGTACCGCAAGTATTCGCGAATGTTTAAATCGGAAATAATCGAGATCGCGCCAATCATGGAGGATCGCGGAATCGACGAAGTGTTTTTTGATCTGACGAATGTACCAGGGGCGCAAGACGACGGTGGGCGCATGCTAGCCGAAGCTATACAGGCTTCAATTTTGAAAGTGACCGGGCTTACCTGTTCGATCGGCGTTGCCCCAAACAAATTAATAGCCAAGATGGCAAGTGAGTTTAATAAACCAAATGGTATTTCTATCGTCTATGAGACGGACGTCGAGAGGATGATTTGGCCACTGCCCTGTCGCAAGATAAATGGCATCGGACCCAAAGCCGATGAAAAACTGATGAGTTTCGGAATTCGGACCATTGGCGAATTGGCGATGCGAGAACATAGCTGGCTGTTACAGCACTTTGGCAAAAGCTATGGCACATGGCTGTTCAATGCAGCACGAGGTAAGGACGATCGTCCGGTCCAAACGCACAGCGAACCGGTTTCAATGAGCCGCGAAACCACCTTTGAACGTGACATGCATGCCGTGCGCGATAAAGAAGAATTGGGTGCGATATTTACTCGCCTTTGCGAACAGGTTGCTGCGGATTTGCAGCGTAAAGGTTATGTTGGAAAAACGATCGGGATCAAACTCAGATATGACGATTTTAAGATCGCGACACGTGATCATACCGTTGACAGCTACACGAATGATGAAATAGTCATTCGGCGACTTGCCGGACAATGCTTAAAGCGTGTGCCGCTTGAACGACGATTGCGCCTTATAGGGGTTCGCGTTGGATCGCTAGAAAAGGCTGCAAATGTGGAGTCGGCTTTGAGCGTCCTGCTAAATGGCGCAACGCAACCGCCAACAAGAGTGATAAGCGCGCTGAGCGACAAAGGTGGGAATCTACCGTTGTTTGAAGAGCTTTAA
- a CDS encoding nucleotidyltransferase domain-containing protein: MVESKGVDTDGFIRAISCRPIQPAFQTAVDNLCEMLLDCLGPLIDSVYLYGSVARGDAKAGKSDLDVTLILIREPTLQESQAIESVRLALESRHSEVTKIDFDIGCLADVNAPENLYKWGFWLKHHCRCVYGNDLANQFALFRPSRLIARAVNGDFADVLAAYAQRIEAEKNVLLIERLKRAASRKLIRSTNVLRSVEALSWPESLEDHVDHFLVTYPEMRPQITYFLFGEQMLGGDQDDFVERLRIFSTWMQLQI; encoded by the coding sequence TTGGTTGAATCAAAAGGCGTAGATACCGATGGATTCATCCGTGCCATATCGTGTAGACCAATCCAGCCCGCCTTCCAAACGGCGGTTGATAATCTGTGCGAAATGCTGCTTGATTGCTTGGGACCGTTGATTGACAGCGTGTACTTATACGGCAGCGTCGCGAGGGGTGATGCTAAAGCTGGAAAATCAGACTTGGACGTCACGTTAATTTTGATTCGCGAGCCTACTTTACAAGAGTCCCAAGCTATTGAGTCTGTACGCCTTGCATTAGAAAGTCGACATTCCGAAGTTACAAAGATTGACTTCGATATTGGGTGTCTCGCGGACGTCAATGCTCCTGAAAATCTCTACAAATGGGGTTTCTGGTTAAAACATCATTGCCGATGCGTCTACGGTAATGATCTTGCGAATCAATTCGCTCTATTTCGGCCATCCAGACTAATTGCGAGAGCGGTGAATGGGGATTTTGCTGATGTGTTAGCTGCTTACGCGCAACGCATAGAAGCTGAGAAGAACGTCCTTTTGATCGAACGTCTCAAGAGAGCGGCATCAAGGAAACTTATTCGCTCAACCAACGTACTTCGTTCCGTAGAGGCGCTATCGTGGCCCGAATCACTCGAGGATCATGTCGATCATTTTCTAGTGACATACCCAGAAATGAGGCCTCAGATTACCTATTTCCTTTTCGGGGAGCAAATGTTGGGTGGCGACCAGGATGATTTCGTCGAACGGTTACGAATTTTTTCGACATGGATGCAACTGCAGATCTGA
- a CDS encoding tyrosine-type recombinase/integrase yields MESTHTREPWNKGKLIGQKPPLKPKDIWAIRIHLQNSQQIRDLAMFNLAIDSKLRGCDLVNLSVRDVMHGNQILNRTMVVQRKTQRPVQFELTEPTRTAVAAWINKANLMPSQYLFSSRLTKSPHVSTRQYARIVHQWISAIGLDSTIYGTHTMRRTKATLIYRRTKNLRAVQLLLGHTKLESTVRYLGIEVDDALEISEQTEI; encoded by the coding sequence ATGGAATCAACTCACACTCGGGAACCCTGGAACAAAGGCAAGCTGATCGGGCAAAAGCCGCCACTCAAGCCAAAGGATATCTGGGCAATCCGAATCCACCTTCAAAACAGCCAGCAAATTCGAGACCTGGCGATGTTCAACCTTGCAATCGACAGCAAGTTGCGCGGCTGTGATCTCGTCAATCTAAGTGTTCGCGATGTTATGCACGGCAATCAGATTTTAAACCGGACGATGGTCGTGCAGCGGAAGACCCAACGGCCAGTGCAATTTGAATTGACGGAACCAACCAGAACCGCGGTCGCAGCTTGGATAAATAAGGCGAACCTGATGCCGTCGCAGTACCTATTTTCAAGCCGTCTCACGAAGTCGCCCCATGTTTCAACGCGGCAGTATGCCCGGATCGTGCATCAGTGGATTTCAGCCATCGGCCTCGATTCAACAATCTATGGCACGCACACCATGCGGCGAACCAAAGCGACATTGATCTACAGGCGGACAAAAAATCTACGTGCCGTCCAGCTTTTGCTTGGCCACACGAAACTGGAAAGCACGGTTCGTTACCTGGGTATCGAAGTAGATGACGCTCTGGAAATTTCCGAACAGACCGAAATATAG
- a CDS encoding HEAT repeat domain-containing protein, with protein sequence MRHELVDLIERMTVREKIINSGDSISWHAYREAERLDDKSMVDELDEYLAQKPTKDQRSAAYFIIGKIAKNCASLECASRLIAYSSREKDKYALANLLDGLAEIPKPESLEIEPLFSLLQDSRWLVRHAAIRSLQGCASSEAEDKLLEVLANTSDPDDAVYCHSTLGRIGSYKALPALAQGLKSRKRDVKISAQAAITAIEVRNDRLTEEAIVVQL encoded by the coding sequence ATGCGTCACGAGTTAGTCGACCTAATTGAACGAATGACAGTCCGCGAGAAAATCATCAATTCGGGCGATTCGATTTCCTGGCATGCGTATCGCGAAGCAGAGCGGCTTGACGACAAATCCATGGTTGATGAACTCGATGAATATCTTGCGCAAAAGCCAACGAAAGATCAGCGATCAGCAGCCTACTTCATCATTGGTAAGATCGCAAAGAACTGTGCCAGCCTAGAATGCGCGTCACGCTTAATTGCATACTCATCTAGGGAAAAAGATAAATATGCGCTCGCAAATCTTCTTGACGGGCTTGCAGAAATACCAAAGCCCGAAAGCCTCGAAATCGAACCGCTATTCTCTCTCCTACAAGATAGTCGATGGCTTGTGAGGCATGCTGCAATCCGGTCTCTTCAAGGGTGCGCGAGTTCCGAAGCTGAAGATAAGTTGTTGGAAGTGCTAGCCAATACGTCTGATCCCGATGACGCGGTTTACTGCCACAGCACTCTTGGCAGAATTGGATCATACAAAGCCCTACCCGCTCTTGCGCAGGGCCTAAAATCTCGAAAGCGCGATGTGAAGATTTCAGCCCAAGCGGCAATTACGGCGATTGAGGTACGAAATGACCGCTTGACCGAAGAAGCTATAGTGGTCCAGCTTTAG